CCTTGCCTCTTCGGCAGCGGTCAGCTCCTTCAGGGCGAAGGAGGTCGGCCACATGGCGCCTTCGTCGAGTTTCGCCTTGTCGTTGAAGCCGAATGTCGCGTACCTCGATTTGAACTTCTCTGCGCTCTGAAAGAAACAGACGACCTTGCCGTCCTTGGCATACGCGGGCATCCCGTACCAGGTCCTCGGTGAGAGGGCTGGCGCGCTCGCTTTGATGATCGCATGGAGCCGTTTGGCCATGGCGCGATCCGACCCGCGCATCTCGTTGATCTTCGCGAGCACGTCCCGTTCACCGTCCGCCTTGCCCGCGCGCGAGCCGCGGCGCGCTTCCGCCTTCAGCTCTTGGGCGCGCTCCTTCATCGCAGCTCGTTCCTCGTCCGTGAAGCCCTTTGACTTGCTGCGGGTCGCAGTGGTCCTCTTGGTGGACTTCTGCGTGGCTTTTCGGGTGCTCATTGCGCTCCTTTGCTCGTTTAGTTTCAGGCAAATATCATTTGTAGCACAAATGATTGGAGCAGCGGAGTAAATGTGCGAAGATCACACGCCATGCCCCCGGATCCGTCCACAGAGACCGAGATCGCCGAGTTCGCCGGACAGCTGTTCTTCCGGCTCTGGCGAGCCTCACACACCCTGACCGCCGCGGCGCTGCGATCGATTGGCCTGACGCCGGCGCTCTTCGCCGTGCTCAACTACCTGCGGGCGGGCGATGGCGGGATCCAGCAGCAGATCGGCTCGGCGATGGGGATCGACCCGAGCACGATGGTCTCACTGGTCGACCAGCTCGAACGCGCCGGGCTGGCCAGGCGGCGCCTCCACCCGCAGGATCGCCGTGCCCGCGAGGTCCTGATCACGCCAAAGGGCCGGCGGACCCTGAAACGGGCGCGCGAGCTGGCGGAGGAGGTGGAAGACAGCGTCCTTCAGGGCCTCTCGCCGGCCGAACGCCGACAGCTGGTCACGCTCCTCCGAAAGGCGTTCGCGGCGGCGCCTCCACAGCCGCTGTGGAGCTCCGAGGAGGCGACTAGAGCCCCCGGTCAAATGATCAAGTAGGGCAATGCTGCGGGGATTGGCGACTTTGTGGCGCTAGGCGCCATAAAAGCGCCAAAGGCTCTGGCCTCGCCTCCCGACCCAGCCCCTTTTTCGCCTCCGTGCCCGCTCAAGCGGGGCGAAGGGTTACGACCAGCGGTCCCACTTCTTGAGGTGGCGGGTGATCGACCTCAGGAAATGGCCTCCCTCGTACCAGCCCGGTGCCGACCATTCCTCCATGTGCAGATGGCAGCCGGTGGCGTTGCCGGTCTGGCCAACCTTCCCGATCCGCTCTCCGGTGTGCACGACCTGGCCTTCGCGAAGAGGCGACGGCCTCTTCATGTGCATGTACGCGTAGTCGTGGCCGGTCTTCCTGCCGTCGATCACCAGGTAGTAGCCGGCGCTCGAGTGGTACGCCTTCCACTGCACCCGACCGCCACGGGCCGCCACCAGCGGCGCCCCGCAACGGGCAAAGACGTCCTGACCCTGGTGCGTGTGGCCCGACCGGGGCGCGCCGACCCCGTCGCCGTAGGTATGACGAGCGCGAATCGGGAACTTGAAGCGGTGGTATGTGAACCGGGACTCGCTGGTCGACGCCATGGTCCCGCTCTGGGGGCCGATGCGGAACTTGTATTTGCCGTCGCGAACGGGCTTTCCGTGCCTGGTTCCCCTCCACTTGGCCGAGTGGGCCATGTTTGGCTCCTGGGCGGGCTCCACCCAGCTGTCCACCACGGTGCCGTTGGCGCGGTTGACGACGTCGATCCGCACGTCGGTCGGCTCGCTGTTCGTGAACATGTAGGTCACGCGCGGCTTCTTGACGCCGAAGTAGTAGGACCTTCGCGGCTTCGCGGCGGCGTCCCTGAGCTTGAAGTCACCTGACTGGATCTGGGCGGGCGCGACGATCCTCAGGGTCTTGGGGGACTTGGCGCTGTTCTCGTAGGTGTCGACGACCTTCGGCCTGCCGCTCGCAGCTCCTGCGGGGACCTTGGCCGTCACCCGACGGCTCTCGGAGGCGACCGACCCGGCAGCGACCTTGCCGGTCTCCCTCGCGTTGAACAGGACCTGTGAGACGTGGCGCAGATGGCGGCCGCTCACCTGCACCTTGGAGCCAGTGGTCGCCTTGTGTACGCCGGCGCACTTGGCGATGCAGACGACGTCCGTGACCTTGGGCGGCTCGGGAGGGGTGGTTCCGCCGCCCGCGGCGAAGGCCCAGCCCGCGCAGACGGACAACGACGCGCCCACGACTGCCGCGGGTATCGCTGTTCGCCATCCGCGCCGAGCCGGCGCCATTCCCTGGGGCCTCAAACGGACTCTCTTTCTCCGGCCTGCGGGGTTAGCTGTCGGGCTCGCGCCGAAAGAGCGGCGCTACGGACGAGCGTGTCCGATTCGCCCCAGGACGGCTTCGACGCCGTCCCTTTGGTTCCCCCGCCCCGCTGCGGCTGGGCCGCCTCGGATTCGGCAGGTCATCTGGGCGGCGGCAGTATAGCCAGGCGGACGGCGGAATGCGATCATGCCATGAGAGATTTGTTAGCGTCGGCTAACACTTCGGGTGAGATCGGAGCAAGATCGCGACCAGGCCGGCGCCCCAGGGAGCCGCCTCGTGCGGCGCGACGAGCAGGCCGGTTGCGCTCGACTATCATGCGCCGGCCGCGCCCGTGAGCGTGACGCCCGGTTTGGGCCGCGCGCAGGTCGATGGGGGCGGCTTTTCGCGGTCCGGCTGGGCCCGGTTCCGTCAGCAGCGAGATGAAATGAAGACGTACGTAGCCACACCCGAGAACCGGCAGCGCGACTGGTACGTGATCGACGCCGAGGGCCTGACCCTCGGGCGTCTAGCGACTCAGATCGCCGACGCGCTCCGCGGCAAGCGCAAGCCGGAATACACGCCGCACTGCGACACCGGGGACTTCGTGGTCGTGGTCAATGCGGCCAAGATCAAGGTCACCGGGAACAAACTCAACGACAAGGTCTATTACCGCCACAGCGGCTATCCAGGCGGACTGCGCTCGCGGACGCTCGGCGAGATGCTCGAGCGCCGACCGGAGGAGGTCATCCGCATGGCGGTCAAGGGGATGCTCCCCCGAAACCGCCTCGCGCGCCGGCAGCTGCAGAAGCTGAAGGTCTACGCCGGAGCCGAGCACCCACACGAGGCGCAGAAGCCGGCGCCGATGGAGGTCGATGCCTGATGGTGGACGAGGAGCGCACGGAAGAGGAGCAGCAGCCCGAGGGCACCGGGGACGAGGCCGCGCCGGAGGACCAGGGTTCCGAGGAGCAGCCCGCGGCGCCCGCGCAGGGGGACGTCGGCGAGGAGCAGCCGCCGGAGGTGGCGGCGGAGGACCAGTCCAGTGACGAGGTCGCCGACGAGTCTGAGCCCGACGTTTCCGAGGAATCCGAGGCGCCCGAGCCACCGGAAGGGACGGCCCCCAAGACCGAGGATTCCGAGGATCAAAAGAAGCCCCCGGGCGCCGAGCTCGAGCCGATCGCGATCGAGCCCCAGCGCGAGCTGGGCGCCGAGGAGCGAGCGCGGCTCGAGGCCGAGGCCGAGGAGCGAGCGCGGCTCGAGGCCGAGGCCACGGCCGAGGGCGCCGAGGAGCCCGTGCCGGCGCGCGAGCCCGCCGTTGAAGTGCCCACCGACGCGCGGATTCAGGCCACGGGCAAGCGAAAGACCTCGATCGCTCGCGTGATCGTGCTTGCGGGGAGTGGCACCTTCGAGATCAACCGGCGCACCCTCGAGGACTACTTCCCGCGCCACCAGCATCAGACGCTCGTTCGCCAGCCTCTCTTGGCCTCCGGCTATGAGGGCAAGGTGGACGTCCGCGTGCGGGTCCACGGAGGTGGCATCGCCGGACAGGCCGGTGCCGTCCGGCACGGGATCGCACGGGCGCTCACGGAGATCGACGCGGACCTGCGCGGGGAGCTGAAGCGCAGGGGGCTGCTGACCAGGGATGCGCGGGCGAAGGAGCGTCGCAAGGCCGGGCTCAAGAAGGCCCGCAAGCGCCCGCAGTTCTCGAAGCGGTAGTGGCCACCAAGCTATTTGGGACCGACGGCGTCCGCGGGGTGGCCGGCACGGAGCTGACCGCCGAGGTTGCCCTGGCGCTCGGCCGGGCGGCGGCGCTGGAGAGCGCCAACGCCCGCCCCCAGGTCCTGATTGTCCGCGACACGCGCGAATCCGGCCCGATGCTGGAGGCGGCGCTCGCGGCGGGCGTGGCCGAGGGAGGTGGCGATGCCTGGCTGGGGGGCGTGCTGCCGACGCCGGCCGCCTCGATCCTGGTTCGCCGGCACGGACTGGACCTGGCCGGGGTGGTCTCCGCCTCGCACAACCCCTGGCGACACAACGGAGTCAAGTTCTTCGGCCCGGATGGACGCAAGCTCGACGACGACGCGGAGGCCGGGATCGAGGCCCGAATCGCCGCTGGCGGCTCGGAGCCCGGGGCTTCGCTGGGAAGGGTCCGCGAGCTCGACGGAGCACTCGACGACTACCGGCGGGCCCTACTGTCGGCATTCAGGCTGGACCTTTCCGGGCGCCGGGTGCTGCTGGACTGCGCCAACGGGGCGACCTATCGGGCTGCCCCCTCGGTCTTCGAGCGGCTGGGGGCCGCCGTGGAGACGATCGCCGCGGAGCCGGACGGGCGCAACATCAACGAGGGCTGCGGCTCTACCCACCCGGAGCTCCTGGCCGAGGCGGTCCGCCGCGGCGACGGAGAGATCGGCTTCGCCTTCGACGGCGACGGCGACCGGGTGATCGCGGTCGACACGCAGGGAGAGATTCGCGACGGGGACGAGCTGCTGGCGCTCTGCGCGCGTCACCTGGCCGACGCCGACGCGCTTCACGGTGGGGTTGCCGTGACGGTGATGAGCAACTACGGCTTTCACCAGGCGATGGCGGAGGCCGGAATCGAGGTGGAGACGACGTCGGTCGGCGATCGCAGTGTGATTGCCGCGCTCGACAGGCGGGGCTGGCCGCTTGGCGGGGAGCAATCAGGCCACATCATCTGGAACGAGTACGGGCCCACCGGCGACGGGACCGCCGCAGCCCTGCTCGTGATGCAGGCCCTCGGCGACGGCCAGCTCGCGGCTTCGATCCCGATGGAGAAGCTTCCGCAGGTGCTCGAGAGCGTCGAGATCTCGGATCGCGCGGCGCTCGAGCAGGCGAGCTCTGTCTGGGAGGCGGTGGAGCGCGAGAACGAAGCCCTCGAGGGCCGAGGCCGCGTCCTGGTGCGTGCCTCCGGCACGGAACCGCTCATCCGCGTGATGGTCGAAGCGCCGACGGCAGCGGAGTGCGACGAGGTCTGCAGCCGCCTGGTCGATCTGATCCGCCGAGAGCTCGCGTAGGGCGTAGAGCAGGCACTCCCACCAACACGGTCTACCCTTAATCGCCTCTCCATGTGCGGAATCGTGGGATACGTAGGCCAGCGTCCTTGCCGCGACCTGTTGATGGCGGGGCTCGAGAAGCTCGAGTACCGGGGCTATGACTCCGCCGGCATCTCGCTGCTGGACAACGGGCGGATCGACTCGGTGCGGGCAGTCGGCAACCTCGCAAACTTGCGCGCCGCAATCGGCTTGAACGGGGCCGACGAGGGCGTGACCGTGGCGCCGCCGCCGGCGACCATCGGCCTCGCCCATACTCGCTGGGCCACCCACGGCCGCGTGAGCGAGGAGAACGCCCACCCGCACGGGGACTGCAACGACCGGATCCAGATCGTTCTCAACGGGATCGTCGAGAACCACACGGAGCTGCGCCGTGACCTCGAGGCCCAGGGGCATCGATTCAGCTCCGAGACCGACGCCGAGATCGTCGCCCATCTGATCGAGCGCTACGACGAAGGCGACCTGACCGAGGCGGTGCGAGCGGCGTTCGCGGAGCTGCGCGGCCACTACGCGTTCGCTGCCATGCACGCCGATCACCCCGACACGCTGGTCGCCGCGCGACAGGAATGCCCGCTGGTTGTCGGGCTGGGCGAGGACGAGACGTTCGTCGCCTCCGCGATTCCCGCCTTCCTCACCCAGACCCGCCGCGTGCTCCTGATCGAGAACGGTGAGGTCGTGACGATCGACTCCGCCGGGGCGACGGTCACCGGGATCGAAGGAAGCCTGGTCGAGCGGGAGGCCGAGGAGGTCCTGTGGGACCAGGACGCCGCTGAAAAGGGCGGCTATGAGACGTTCATGCTGAAGGAGATCCACGAGCAGGCCGACTCGGTGGCGGAGACGATCACCGATCGGCTCTTCCAGCACGACCGCGTCGATCTCTCCGAGCTCGACCTGCCGGATGACTTCGTCGCCGGAATGCGGCGGATCGTGATCGTGGCCTGCGGCACCAGCTATCACGCCGGGCTGGTGGGCCGGTACGCGATCGAGCAGTGGGCGCGGATCCCGGTCGAGATGGACATCGCCTCCGAGTACCGCTATCGCGATCCCGTGGTCGGCGCCGACGACCTGGTGATCGGGATCACCCAGTCGGGCGAGACCGCCGACACGCTTGCGGCGATGCGGCTGGCCCGGGAGCGCGGGGCGAAGGTGCTGGCCTTGACCAACATCATGGGCAGCCAGGCGACCCGCGACGCCGACGCGGTCCTCTTTACGCGCGCCGGCCTGGAGATCGGCGTCGCGGCCACCAAGACCTTCACCGCGCAAGTGGCGGCGATGTATCTGCTCGGCCTGTGGCTTGCCGGGAGCCGGGACGCGATGCCGAGAGAGCGGATCGCGACCCTCATTGAGGAGCTCAAGAGCATGCCCACCATGATCGACCGCACCATCGAGTCGGTGGAGGAGAAGGTCCGGCAGATCGCGGCAGACGAGTACGGGGGGCGCTTCTTCCTCTACCTGGGCCGGAACATCGGCCTTCCCGTGTGCCTCGAGGGGGCGCTGAAGATGAAGGAGATCTCCTATATCCCCAGCGACGCCTACGCGGCGGGCGAGATGAAGCACGGGCCGATTGCCCTGCTGGACGACTCGACCCCCGTGGTCTGCGTGGCGACGGAGAGCCCGGTCCTGGACAAGATGTTGTCCAACATGGCCGAGGTGAGCGTTCGCGGCGCTGACGTGATCGCGGTCGCGACCGAGGGGTCGGAGCGGGTCGCAGAAGGCGCCGACGAGATCCTCTACGTGCCCGCAACCGACTGGATCCTGCAGCCGATCCTGGCGATCTTGCCCCTCCAGCTGCTCGCCTACCACGTGGCGCGGCTCAAGGGTCTGAACGTGGACCAGCCACGCAATCTCGCGAAGACCGTCACGGTGGAATAGGCATCCCCGGCCTCGTGAAGGGACGTCGCGCTCGTCCGACCTTCCTGCTGCCGGCGCTCGTCGCGCTGCTCGCCGGCTGCGGCGGGGACGGAGGAGGCCCGTCCCCGTCCACCGGCCCGGATCCGGCCACGGTGAGCCCGGCTGACGCGGCCCTGTTCGCCGAGGGCGTCGTCCGCCCTGACGGCGACCGCAAGCAGGCGCTCGACTCCGCGCTCTCCAAGCTCCTGGCCACCGACGACCCGGGTGCCCTCGTGGTGGATCGGCTCGACGAGGCGCTGGCGAGCGGCGACACGGGACTCACCTACCGAGACGACATCGAGCCGTGGCTCGGCGAGCGCGCAGGCTTCTTCCTCCGGGGCTCGCAGGGGGAGACCCCGGGCGCAGCTGTTATCGCGACCACCGATCCGGCGGTTGCTCAGCGAGCCATCGACAAGGCGGCAGCGGCCGATGAGCAGCCGGAGCGTCGCCGCTCGTATCAGGGTGTCGATTACCTGGTGGATCGGGACGGCACGGCCGCGGGCCTGGTCGGCGACTTCGTGGTTGCCGGGACCCAGCGCGCCTTCCGGGACGCTGTCGACGCCTCCAAGCAGCGGTCGCTGGCGGAATCCGGCGAATTCGAGGCGCAGCTCGACCAGGCCCCCCAGGACTGGGTGGGCTTCCTCTACCTGGAGCCCAGGAAGATCCTGGACGATCTCCAAAAGTCGGGAATCGCGGCCGCGGCGGAGGCGTCGTCCGCGACCCCGCGGCTCGAGCAGCTCCTCGGGCAGCCGGTCTCCGCAGCCATCTCGGCCAGCTCCGACCAGCTCGCCCTTCAGGCGTCGGCCGCCGCCGGAGCCGCCCCGGCCTCGCAGGAGTCCGAGCTCTTGAAGGGCTTCCCAGAGGAGTCGTGGCTGGCGTTCGCGATCGCCGACGTTGGTGAGACCTACGGGAGCCTGCTCCGCCAGGTCCGCCCTGGCGCGGGAGCCGCCGACGCGAGGCTGGGCGGCGGACTCGGATCCGAGCTCGCTGACCAGATCAGCCGCTGGGCCGGGGATCTCGGCGGGTTCATCACCGGGACGTCGCTGTTCAGCGTTGGTGGTGCGCTGGTGGTCCAGACCGACGATGAGCAGGCTTCGGCGACCACGCTCGATCGGCTCCGGAGGGCGCTCGGCAACGATCCGCGACTGAGTGTCGAGCCGCTGACGGATACATCCGACCAGGGCTTTTCCTTCAGCCCGGCTGGCGTCCCGATCTCGTTTACGGTCGTCCAGCACGACGACAAGGTGGTTGCCGGACTCGCCGCCTCGGTCGAAGACGTCCTCTCGCCGAGCTCAACGCTCGACGACTCGGATGCCTTCAACTCCGGTGCGGATGCGCTCGGAGACGATTTCGCCCCGCAGACCTTCATCGACTTCGTGCCCTTGCTCGAGCTCATCGAGAGCTTCCCGCAGGCTCGCGACGACCCCGACTACCGCAGCGCCAAGCCGTACCTCGACCACCTCGACTACTTCGTGCTCGGCACCCGCTCCGATGGAGACCGAGCCGAACTCAGGATGGTGCTCGGTCTTCGCGATGCGCCGGCGGAAACCGGCGGTGACTCCGGAACGGCCGCGGCGGTGGTGGGGGAATGAACTCGCCGGAGCCGGACCTGTTCACTCCGGGACATCCGGCCGGGGTCGGCATCGACCTGCTCGAGATCCGCCGGCTCGAGGAGGCCCTGGAGCGCCGGCCGCCGCTCGCGCAGCGTCTGTTCACCGAAGGCGAGCTTGCCTACGCCGGGGCGCGGCGCCGTCCCGCGCGTCACCTCGCCGCGCGCTTTGCCGCCAAGGAGGCTGCCGTGAAGGCGCTCGGCGCCGGGCCTCTGCCGCCGCGGGAGGTCGAGATCACGGGGAGCGGGCGCGAGACTCCGCGCCTGCAGCTGCACGGTCGCGCCGCCGCAGCCGCCGCCGAAAAGGGCGTCGCGCTCCATGTTTCGCTCACGCACTCGCGCGAGCTCGCCGCGGCGATCGTGGTTGCGGAGTCGTTGGCGAGCCGGCCGTAGGCAGCTCGGATTACGCTGCGGGCCGGATGGAAGACTGGCTCGAGCCCATTTACGACGCCGCTGGGATGCGGGCGGCGGACGCCTGGGCGATCGAGGAGCAGCGAGTTCCCTCCCTGGAGCTGATGGAAAGGGCCGGCGCCGCGCTGGCCGAGGCGGCTCGATCCGCGGCGCGGCCCGGGCCGGCCCGGGTCGTCTGCGGCAAGGGCAACAACGGCGGCGACGGGCTGGTTTGTGCTCGTGAGCTCGCCGACACCGGGTATGAGGTCGAGGCGCTGCTGCTGTGGTCTGCGGCGGAGCTCTCGCCCGACGCGAGCGCCAACCTGGAGAGATTCGGGGGCACCGTTGTTGAGCCGGGTCCCGAGGGAGTTGCGCCGGCGCTCCGGGGAGCCGGGGTGGTTGTGGACGCGGTCTTTGGCACCGGGTTCTCCGGGGCAGCACGAGCTCCCGCGGACGCCGCGATCGAGGCCATCAACGGCTGCGAAGCACCGGTCGTGGCCGCCGACATCGCCTCCGGCGTTGACGCCTCGACCGGCGAGGTCGAGGGCACGGCGGTCGAGGCCGACATCACGGTGACCTTTCACCGGGCCAAGCTGGGGCACTGGATCGCACCGGGGAAGACCCACACGGGGGAGCTTCGCGTCGCCGAAATCGGGATTCCGGCCGGGGCGCCCGGCGACCCCGCGGCCGGCGTGATCACCGACGCCGTGCTCGGTCTCGCTCCCCGGCGGAGCCCCGGCTCGACCAAGTTCGATTCGGGCCAGGTGCTGGTGGTAGGCGGCTCCAAGGGCCTGACGGGCGCCGTATGCATGGCCGCGGAGGCGGCGATCAGAGTGGGCGCCGGCTACGCCACGGTGGCGGTGCCCGCCGACCTGGAGCCGATCTTCGAGGTGAAGCTGACCGAGGTGATGTCTCGCGGTTTCGCGGGGGCGGAGGGCCGCCTGCCGGCGAGCGCGCTCGAGGACATCCTCGAGGCGGCAGAACGGGCTGCCGCCGTGGTCCTGGGCCCGGGCCTGGGACGCGACGAGGACTCGCTCGAGCTCGCCCGCGCCGTCGCCCAGAGGATCGAGGCGCCGCTCTTGATCGATGCGGACGGGTTGAACGCCCACGCCGAGCGCCTCGACTCGATCGCCAGGCGGACCGCCCCCACCGTGCTCACGCCTCATGCCGGTGAGCTCGGGCGCCTGCTGGGACGGGGATCCCGCGAGGTTGACGCGCACCGGCTCGCCTGCGCTCGCGAGGCCGCGGAGCAAAGCGGGGCGATCGTCGTGCTTAAGGGCGACGATTCCCTGGTCGCGGACGGCGCCCGCCTTGGGGTCAGCGCCGGCGGCAGCCCCGGGCTGGCCACGGCCGGCACCGGGGACGTCCTCTCGGGCACGATTGGCGCCCTGCTTGCTCGCGCCACGGACCCCTTCGCCGCCACTTGTGCCGGGGTCCACGCGCACCAGCTCGCCGGGAGGCACGCGGCGCGGCGGCTGGGCGCGGCCGAGTCGGTGATCGCAACGGACGTGATCGCCGCGCTGCCGGCGGCTCTGCAAGGGAATGGCTGAGCCCGTCCAGCGCGCCGTCGCCGTCGTGGACCAGGGCGCCGTTGAGCGCAACTGTGCCCGGCTGGTCGAAGAGCTGCGCGGATCGCAGCTGTGCGCCGTGGTGAAGGCAGACGGCTACGGGCACGGGGCAGTCGACTGCGCGCGCTCGGCGCTTGCCGGTGGGGCGACCTGGCTGGCGGTTGCGGCGGCGGCCGAGGCCGCCGAGCTGCGGAGCCAGCTTCCGGATGCCCAAATCCTGACCATGGGGGCGCTGACAGAAGCAGAGCTCGACATGGCGCTTCGAGCGAAGTCCGACGTGGCGGTGTGGCGCCCGGGCTTAGCCCGTCTGGCCGGCGAGCGCGGGGCCGAGCTCGGCGTGCGCCCGCGGTTGCACGTCAAGTACGACACCGGGATGGGCCGCTTGGGCGAGCGGGACCCAGATGCGGTGCTGGCCCTGGTGGACGCGGTGGCGAGCGACGAGCGCGTCGAGCTCGCCGGGCTGTGGACTCACTTCGCCACCGCCGACGAGCCCGACTCCGACTTCTTCGGCGAGCAGCTCGAGCGCTTCACGTCCCTAGCCGAACGCGCGCGCGCCGAGCACCCGGATCTGCTCGTGCACGCCGCCAACAGCGCCGCCACTCTTCGAGAGCCCACCTCGCATTTCGACATGGCTCGGTGCGGGATCGCGATCTACGGGCTCGACCCCTTTCACTCCGATCCCTTCGCGCGTGGGTTGGAGCCGGCGCTCGAGCTGCGCTCCTACGTCGCCGACACCAAGCGCTTTCCGGCTGGCGCGAGCGCAGGCTACGGCCGGCGGTGGCTCGCCCCGACCGACACCTGGGTCGGTGTGCTGCCCATCGGCTACGGGGACGGCGTGCGCCGCGGCCTGACGAACAACGGCGAGGCCTTGGTGGGCGGGAAGCGATACCCGTTCGTCGGCACGATCTCGATGGACAACCTGACCATCGACCTGGGCCCATCCTCGAGCGTGGAGCCCGGCTCGCCCGCGGTGCTGATCGGTGCCCAGCGCGACGATCGGATCCTTTGCGAGGAGGTGGCCCGGCGCCTGGGGACGATCAACTACGAGATCACCTGCGGGATCGCGCCGCGGGTGCCTCGGGTTCAGGTCCGGTCTGCCGCCCGGTGAGCGCTGCGATCCCAGATCTTTTGGCGGCGGCTCCGGCAGTTCGCGCCTGCCAGGCCGCCCTTGGCGCCAGGGATGGGATCTGGATCGTCGGCGGGGCGATCCGCGACGCGGCTTTCGGGCGAGAGGTGAGGGACGTCGACCTGACCGTCGCCCGGGACGAGGGGCAGGCCGCCCGTGAGATCGGCGCGTTCGCCGCGGGACACGCGTTCAAACTGTCGGAGGAGTTTGCGAGCTGGCGCGCCCTGGCGGGCGACGCCGCCTGGCACGTGGACATCACCAGGCTACGGGGCGACGGAATCGAGGCGGACCTGGCCATGCGGGACTTCACGGTCAACGCGATCGCGGTGCCGCTGGCAGACCTGGGTGCGCCGCTGGTCGACCCGCACGGCGGGCTGGCCGACTTGGAGAGGCGTGTGCTGCGCGCGGTCTCCGGCCGAAGCTTCATCGACGACCCGTTGCGGATCCTCAGGGCGGCCCGGCTCGCCGCCGGTCTCGAGATGGAGGTCGATTCCGAAACTGCCGCCCTTGCCCGCGCGGAGGCGAGCCGGGCGGGCGAGCCGGCCGGGGAGCGCCAGTTCGCTGAGCTGCGTCTCCTGCTCACGGGTCCTGAGCCGGTCAGAGGGCTGAAGGTCGTGGACGAGCTGGGGGCGATGCCGGGCCTCCTGCCGGAGCTGGAGGCGCTGCGCGGCGTCGAGCAGAACCCCTATCACCACCTCGACGTCTATGGACACACCATGGAGGTGCTTGGGCGGCTGATCGAGGTTGAGGGCGACCTGGAGGCCTTCGTCGGCGCGGCGGCGGGGGAAGTCGGCGAGCTGCTCACGGAGCCGCTCGCCGACGACCTCACCCGCGGTGGCGCGCTGCGCTTCGCCGCCCTTGTTCACGACCTCGGCAAGCCGGAGACCCGCGCGGTCGGGCAGGGAGGCAGGGTGCTGTTCATGGGCCACGATCGGGCCGGCGTCCGGCTGGCCCGCGCGCTCTGTTCGCGCCTGCGGGCGAGCAAGCGCTTGACCGACTATCTCGCGAACCTGACGCTCAACCACCTGCGCCTCGGCTTCCTCGTCCACGAGCGGCCGCTCTCGCGGCGACACGTCTACGACTACCTGCTGGCCACCGATCCCGACACGGTTGACGTCACGCTGCTCACGGTCGCGGACCGGCTGGCGACCCAGGGCGAGCGCACCCGCCAAGAGGCCGTCGACGCCCACCTCGAGCTGGCCAGCGAGATGGTTGCCGAGGCACTGGCCTGGCGTCGCGCCGGCCCGGCGCGCTCGCCGATCCCCGGTGACGACCTCGCCTCGGAGCTCGGCATCCAGCCGGGTCCAGAGCTCGGCAGCCTGCTGGGCGAGATCAAGGCGGCGGTGTTCGCGGGCGAGGTCTCGACGCGCGAAGAGGCCATCGACCTCGCGCGACAGATCCGCTCCCATTAGGCTGGCTTTGATGGCAAGCGACTGCCTCTTCTGCGGGATCGTCGCCGGCGAGGTCCCGGCACAGATCGTCGACTCGGATGAGCACACCGTCGCCTTCATGGACATCAACCCCGCCACGCCGGGGCACGCGCTCGTGGTGCCGCGTGCCCACAGCGCCGACCTGTTCGAGGTCTCCGACCATGACCTCGAGCGCGCGATGCTCGCCGCCCGGCGCCTTGCGCGCAAGATC
The nucleotide sequence above comes from Solirubrobacterales bacterium. Encoded proteins:
- a CDS encoding DUF3352 domain-containing protein, giving the protein MKGRRARPTFLLPALVALLAGCGGDGGGPSPSTGPDPATVSPADAALFAEGVVRPDGDRKQALDSALSKLLATDDPGALVVDRLDEALASGDTGLTYRDDIEPWLGERAGFFLRGSQGETPGAAVIATTDPAVAQRAIDKAAAADEQPERRRSYQGVDYLVDRDGTAAGLVGDFVVAGTQRAFRDAVDASKQRSLAESGEFEAQLDQAPQDWVGFLYLEPRKILDDLQKSGIAAAAEASSATPRLEQLLGQPVSAAISASSDQLALQASAAAGAAPASQESELLKGFPEESWLAFAIADVGETYGSLLRQVRPGAGAADARLGGGLGSELADQISRWAGDLGGFITGTSLFSVGGALVVQTDDEQASATTLDRLRRALGNDPRLSVEPLTDTSDQGFSFSPAGVPISFTVVQHDDKVVAGLAASVEDVLSPSSTLDDSDAFNSGADALGDDFAPQTFIDFVPLLELIESFPQARDDPDYRSAKPYLDHLDYFVLGTRSDGDRAELRMVLGLRDAPAETGGDSGTAAAVVGE
- the acpS gene encoding holo-ACP synthase gives rise to the protein MNSPEPDLFTPGHPAGVGIDLLEIRRLEEALERRPPLAQRLFTEGELAYAGARRRPARHLAARFAAKEAAVKALGAGPLPPREVEITGSGRETPRLQLHGRAAAAAAEKGVALHVSLTHSRELAAAIVVAESLASRP
- a CDS encoding NAD(P)H-hydrate dehydratase is translated as MEDWLEPIYDAAGMRAADAWAIEEQRVPSLELMERAGAALAEAARSAARPGPARVVCGKGNNGGDGLVCARELADTGYEVEALLLWSAAELSPDASANLERFGGTVVEPGPEGVAPALRGAGVVVDAVFGTGFSGAARAPADAAIEAINGCEAPVVAADIASGVDASTGEVEGTAVEADITVTFHRAKLGHWIAPGKTHTGELRVAEIGIPAGAPGDPAAGVITDAVLGLAPRRSPGSTKFDSGQVLVVGGSKGLTGAVCMAAEAAIRVGAGYATVAVPADLEPIFEVKLTEVMSRGFAGAEGRLPASALEDILEAAERAAAVVLGPGLGRDEDSLELARAVAQRIEAPLLIDADGLNAHAERLDSIARRTAPTVLTPHAGELGRLLGRGSREVDAHRLACAREAAEQSGAIVVLKGDDSLVADGARLGVSAGGSPGLATAGTGDVLSGTIGALLARATDPFAATCAGVHAHQLAGRHAARRLGAAESVIATDVIAALPAALQGNG
- the alr gene encoding alanine racemase; this translates as MAEPVQRAVAVVDQGAVERNCARLVEELRGSQLCAVVKADGYGHGAVDCARSALAGGATWLAVAAAAEAAELRSQLPDAQILTMGALTEAELDMALRAKSDVAVWRPGLARLAGERGAELGVRPRLHVKYDTGMGRLGERDPDAVLALVDAVASDERVELAGLWTHFATADEPDSDFFGEQLERFTSLAERARAEHPDLLVHAANSAATLREPTSHFDMARCGIAIYGLDPFHSDPFARGLEPALELRSYVADTKRFPAGASAGYGRRWLAPTDTWVGVLPIGYGDGVRRGLTNNGEALVGGKRYPFVGTISMDNLTIDLGPSSSVEPGSPAVLIGAQRDDRILCEEVARRLGTINYEITCGIAPRVPRVQVRSAAR
- a CDS encoding HD domain-containing protein, with protein sequence MSAAIPDLLAAAPAVRACQAALGARDGIWIVGGAIRDAAFGREVRDVDLTVARDEGQAAREIGAFAAGHAFKLSEEFASWRALAGDAAWHVDITRLRGDGIEADLAMRDFTVNAIAVPLADLGAPLVDPHGGLADLERRVLRAVSGRSFIDDPLRILRAARLAAGLEMEVDSETAALARAEASRAGEPAGERQFAELRLLLTGPEPVRGLKVVDELGAMPGLLPELEALRGVEQNPYHHLDVYGHTMEVLGRLIEVEGDLEAFVGAAAGEVGELLTEPLADDLTRGGALRFAALVHDLGKPETRAVGQGGRVLFMGHDRAGVRLARALCSRLRASKRLTDYLANLTLNHLRLGFLVHERPLSRRHVYDYLLATDPDTVDVTLLTVADRLATQGERTRQEAVDAHLELASEMVAEALAWRRAGPARSPIPGDDLASELGIQPGPELGSLLGEIKAAVFAGEVSTREEAIDLARQIRSH
- a CDS encoding HIT family protein, which produces MASDCLFCGIVAGEVPAQIVDSDEHTVAFMDINPATPGHALVVPRAHSADLFEVSDHDLERAMLAARRLARKIRAALQPDGFNLLNACGAAAWQTIFHFHLHVIPRYDDDPLKLPWIPRGADAEEIAAVGDRIRQANP